In the Pyrolobus fumarii 1A genome, one interval contains:
- a CDS encoding 3-hydroxyacyl-CoA dehydrogenase/enoyl-CoA hydratase family protein encodes MPLRPEEIKTVLVVGAGVMGHGIAQVFAMNGYRVRLVDIKEEFLRRALERIRASLEKLASKGALREPIDAVMARIETSTDLRKAAEGIDYMVEAVPEKLEIKRQVFKTVDEVAPPHAILTTNTSSIPISEIAEATSRPEKVAGMHFFNPPQILKLVEVVRGAKTSDDTVETIVALAKRLGKEPVVVRKDVPGFIVNRVMIRILNESCRLVEKGVYTIEQVDAALRFKLGFPMGAFELADYIGLDVLVDLSKNMISRGFNMTLCKLFEEMVESGKLGVKSGEGFYKYPGPGKFLKPSLPPRVAKRVDYIQMVDMGVNEGAWLVENGVADPSDVDKATVLGLNLPMGILALGDLIGLDKILESIDSKAKRWGLPDYQAVSILREKVEKGETGVSAGKGFHEYRVEKMEFASGKVVARLEENIGWVILNRPEARNALNPDMLKGIREAIETLIARGARAIVLMGAGGVLSAGFDIRKIAETKPQKAWLEISEEFGKTARLLEEAPAAIIVAIDGYALGGGLELALAADIRIASDRATLGQPEINLGFIPGAGGTQRLVKHLGVSRALWLVMTGEMIDAETAEQWGLVADVVPASLLEFEARLLAKKLAEKPPLAIAAAKRVVRAAAESSLAAGLAAEAGMFSALLASEDAKEGIRAFLEKRRAAKFRGE; translated from the coding sequence ATGCCTCTACGCCCAGAGGAGATCAAGACAGTTCTCGTTGTTGGCGCTGGTGTGATGGGTCACGGTATAGCCCAAGTATTCGCCATGAATGGTTACCGTGTGCGCCTCGTGGATATAAAGGAGGAGTTCCTGCGCCGTGCGCTCGAAAGGATAAGGGCCAGTCTAGAGAAGCTCGCGTCTAAAGGCGCGCTTCGCGAGCCTATAGATGCTGTGATGGCGAGGATAGAGACAAGCACTGACCTACGCAAGGCGGCTGAAGGCATCGACTATATGGTCGAGGCTGTCCCAGAGAAGCTCGAGATAAAGAGGCAAGTCTTCAAGACCGTTGACGAGGTGGCGCCGCCTCACGCGATACTAACGACTAACACGAGCAGCATACCCATCAGCGAGATAGCTGAGGCTACCAGTAGACCCGAGAAAGTCGCAGGCATGCACTTCTTCAACCCGCCACAGATCCTCAAGCTGGTAGAGGTTGTTCGCGGTGCCAAGACTAGCGATGATACCGTTGAGACTATTGTTGCCCTCGCTAAGAGGCTCGGCAAGGAGCCGGTTGTTGTGCGCAAGGACGTACCCGGTTTCATAGTAAACCGTGTAATGATACGCATACTCAACGAATCATGCAGGCTCGTCGAGAAGGGGGTCTACACCATCGAGCAGGTGGATGCAGCTCTACGCTTCAAGCTAGGCTTCCCTATGGGGGCCTTTGAGCTGGCTGACTACATAGGGCTAGACGTCCTCGTAGACCTCTCGAAGAATATGATAAGCCGAGGCTTCAACATGACACTGTGTAAGTTGTTCGAAGAGATGGTTGAGAGCGGGAAGCTGGGCGTTAAGAGCGGCGAGGGCTTCTACAAGTATCCGGGCCCCGGCAAGTTCCTCAAACCGAGCCTACCGCCACGTGTGGCAAAGAGAGTGGATTACATACAAATGGTCGACATGGGTGTCAATGAGGGTGCGTGGCTAGTCGAGAACGGCGTTGCAGACCCGAGCGACGTGGATAAGGCGACGGTACTTGGCCTAAACCTACCAATGGGTATACTTGCACTAGGCGACCTCATAGGCCTCGACAAGATACTCGAGAGTATTGATAGCAAGGCTAAGCGCTGGGGTCTCCCAGACTATCAAGCGGTAAGCATCCTACGCGAGAAGGTAGAGAAGGGCGAGACTGGCGTCTCTGCAGGCAAGGGCTTCCACGAGTATCGTGTCGAGAAGATGGAGTTCGCCAGCGGCAAAGTAGTTGCCCGCCTGGAGGAGAACATTGGATGGGTCATACTAAACCGCCCAGAGGCGCGCAACGCGCTCAACCCCGATATGCTCAAGGGTATACGCGAGGCTATCGAGACCCTGATCGCGCGGGGTGCACGAGCGATAGTATTGATGGGTGCGGGTGGAGTGCTATCAGCCGGCTTCGATATCAGGAAGATTGCCGAGACTAAGCCGCAGAAGGCCTGGCTGGAGATAAGCGAGGAGTTCGGCAAGACCGCCAGGTTGCTAGAGGAGGCCCCGGCAGCCATCATCGTGGCCATTGACGGGTATGCACTTGGTGGAGGCCTGGAACTCGCGCTAGCAGCCGACATTAGAATAGCAAGCGACCGTGCCACCCTAGGTCAGCCCGAGATAAACCTGGGCTTCATACCCGGTGCTGGCGGTACACAGAGGCTCGTAAAGCACCTTGGTGTATCCCGCGCCCTATGGCTTGTGATGACCGGCGAGATGATCGACGCTGAGACAGCCGAACAGTGGGGACTTGTAGCTGACGTCGTGCCAGCATCGCTGCTGGAATTCGAGGCGAGGCTACTAGCCAAGAAGCTAGCCGAGAAACCACCACTTGCCATAGCTGCTGCGAAGCGCGTTGTAAGGGCAGCAGCCGAGTCAAGCCTAGCGGCGGGCCTCGCAGCAGAAGCTGGCATGTTCTCGGCGTTGCTTGCAAGCGAGGACGCAAAGGAGGGCATCAGAGCATTCCTCGAGAAGAGGAGGGCAGCGAAGTTCCGAGGAGAGTAA